In a single window of the Microbacterium sp. Root61 genome:
- a CDS encoding LmeA family phospholipid-binding protein — translation MSDTHPTEPLPDPTAQWILSTQSELQEQPQPKRRRKVWPWIVAVVAVLALAVGAWFLGEWIAKDLVAKTIRDQIVTRLALPADQEVDVQIEGMVIPQLLSGTLDDVTVSSDDVALGAFSGDVTVRAEGVPITGGAPATGGTATVRMDAAQVQALLSTVDGFPADSVGLDEPNVTMATDVKVLGLAVPVGVALTPGADAGKLVLTPAEFTVAGAEFNADALREQFGGLADVVLRDWTVCVAEYLPAGVSLTTVGVDGTALVADFAIDGRIVTDPALREKGTCA, via the coding sequence ATGAGTGACACGCACCCGACCGAGCCGTTGCCCGATCCGACCGCGCAGTGGATCCTCTCCACGCAGTCCGAGCTGCAGGAGCAGCCTCAGCCGAAGCGTCGCCGCAAGGTGTGGCCGTGGATCGTCGCGGTGGTGGCGGTGCTCGCACTCGCCGTCGGCGCGTGGTTCCTGGGCGAGTGGATCGCGAAGGACCTCGTCGCCAAGACCATCCGCGATCAGATCGTGACGCGCCTCGCGCTGCCCGCCGACCAGGAGGTCGACGTTCAGATCGAGGGGATGGTGATCCCGCAGCTGCTCTCCGGCACCCTCGATGACGTGACGGTCTCGTCCGACGACGTCGCGCTGGGCGCGTTCTCGGGCGATGTGACCGTGCGTGCGGAGGGCGTGCCGATCACCGGCGGCGCACCGGCGACGGGCGGCACCGCGACGGTCCGGATGGATGCGGCCCAGGTGCAGGCGCTGCTGTCCACGGTCGACGGATTCCCCGCCGACTCGGTCGGACTGGACGAGCCGAACGTGACGATGGCCACGGACGTCAAGGTCCTCGGTCTCGCCGTGCCCGTGGGTGTGGCCCTCACCCCGGGAGCGGATGCCGGGAAGCTCGTGCTGACCCCCGCGGAGTTCACCGTCGCGGGCGCCGAGTTCAACGCCGACGCGCTGCGCGAGCAGTTCGGCGGCCTCGCCGACGTGGTGCTGCGGGACTGGACCGTGTGCGTCGCGGAGTACCTCCCGGCGGGCGTATCGCTGACGACGGTGGGCGTCGACGGCACGGCGCTGGTCGCGGACTTCGCGATCGACGGCCGCATCGTGACGGACCCGGCGCTGCGCGAGAAGGGCACGTGCGCCTGA
- the lysA gene encoding diaminopimelate decarboxylase, which translates to MSAASSSPWTAPSWLVVPEDANTLAAGVWPASAARDADGALSIGGVPVARLREQFGTPLYVLDENEVRDHARRTLDAFRSAAAAHGVQARVYYAGKAFLSTEVVRWVTEEGLAVDVCTGGELQIALAAGAEPSRLGFHGNNKSIPELERAVEIGIGSIVLDSWIELERVAAIATRRGVTQAVLVRVNSGVHAETHDFLATAHEDQKFGFTLQDAVAAVARIREIDALAFVGLHCHIGSQIFGTAGFRESAARVVELHADLLADGDIPVLNLGGGFGIAYTAADDPTPIEELAVGIVDAVAQECAARGIPIPNLAFEPGRVIVGQAGVTLYEVGTIKPVVVSDELTRLYVSVDGGMSDNARPALYGAQYSARIASRTSGAAPALARVVGRHCESGDIVVDAEYLPADVAPGDLLAVPATGAYCFSLANNYNYVPRPPVVAVRDGEARIIVHGETIADLLSRDAGLHPAPKEGKA; encoded by the coding sequence GTGTCTGCTGCATCGTCCTCCCCATGGACGGCCCCGTCCTGGCTCGTCGTGCCGGAGGATGCGAACACCCTCGCCGCCGGCGTCTGGCCCGCCTCCGCCGCGCGCGATGCCGACGGCGCCCTGAGCATCGGCGGAGTGCCGGTCGCCCGACTGCGCGAGCAGTTCGGCACGCCCCTCTACGTCCTGGACGAGAACGAGGTGCGCGACCACGCGCGCCGCACCCTCGACGCCTTCCGCTCCGCCGCGGCCGCCCACGGCGTGCAGGCGCGCGTGTACTACGCCGGCAAGGCGTTCCTTTCCACCGAGGTCGTGCGCTGGGTCACCGAAGAGGGACTCGCCGTGGACGTCTGCACAGGGGGAGAGCTCCAGATCGCGCTCGCCGCCGGAGCGGAGCCGTCGCGCCTCGGCTTCCACGGCAACAACAAGAGCATCCCCGAGCTCGAGCGCGCCGTCGAGATCGGCATCGGCTCGATCGTGCTGGACAGCTGGATCGAGCTGGAGCGGGTCGCCGCGATCGCCACGCGCCGCGGCGTCACCCAGGCTGTGCTCGTCCGCGTCAACAGCGGAGTGCACGCCGAGACCCACGACTTCCTCGCGACGGCGCACGAAGACCAGAAGTTCGGCTTCACGCTGCAGGATGCCGTGGCCGCCGTCGCCCGCATCCGCGAGATCGACGCACTCGCCTTCGTGGGTCTGCACTGCCACATCGGCTCGCAGATCTTCGGCACGGCCGGGTTCCGGGAATCCGCCGCCCGCGTCGTCGAGCTGCACGCCGATCTCCTGGCCGACGGCGACATCCCCGTCCTCAACCTCGGCGGCGGCTTCGGGATCGCCTACACCGCGGCCGATGACCCGACCCCGATCGAGGAGCTCGCCGTCGGCATCGTCGACGCGGTCGCGCAGGAGTGCGCGGCCCGCGGCATCCCGATTCCGAACCTGGCGTTCGAGCCCGGTCGCGTCATCGTCGGCCAGGCCGGCGTCACGCTCTACGAAGTGGGCACGATCAAGCCCGTCGTCGTCTCGGACGAACTTACCCGGCTGTACGTCAGCGTCGACGGTGGCATGAGCGACAACGCCCGCCCCGCGCTCTACGGCGCGCAGTACTCGGCGCGCATCGCCTCTCGCACGAGCGGCGCCGCACCGGCGCTGGCCCGTGTGGTCGGTCGCCACTGCGAGTCCGGCGACATCGTCGTGGATGCCGAGTACCTGCCGGCCGACGTCGCCCCGGGCGACCTCCTGGCCGTGCCCGCGACGGGGGCGTACTGCTTCTCGCTCGCGAACAACTACAACTATGTGCCGCGACCACCCGTGGTCGCGGTGCGCGACGGAGAGGCACGGATCATCGTGCACGGCGAGACCATCGCCGATCTCCTCTCGCGCGACGCCGGGCTGCACCCGGCACCGAAGGAAGGGAAGGCATGA
- a CDS encoding homoserine dehydrogenase, whose protein sequence is MIDYRRLRVALLGAGAVGSQVASLLLKHGAELADRAGASLELVGIAVRNLDAPRDVELPKELFTTDAESLILGADIVIELMGGIEPARTYLLQAINSGADVVTANKALLATHGPEIFDAADQVGAQVYYEAAAAGAIPIIRPLRDSLAGDRVQRIMGIVNGTTNYILDRMDTEGADLVDVLAEAQALGYAESDPTADVEGYDAAQKAAILASLAFHTTVPLETVHREGIMGISADMIEAARKAGHVIKLLAVCERLQGEPDAGAAGEAISVRVYPALIARTHPLASVHGANNAVFVQAEAAGNLMFYGAGAGGVQTASAVLGDVVSAARRHVAGGVGVGESTRANLPIVPIGRVTTRYQITLEVDDQPGVLATIAGILSEGRVSIATVEQTVIGEGEAGSGTARLVIGTHKAREQDLSETVERLAASGVVERVASVLRVEGD, encoded by the coding sequence ATGATCGACTATCGCCGTCTGCGCGTGGCTCTGCTGGGCGCGGGAGCCGTGGGCTCCCAGGTCGCCTCGCTGCTGCTGAAGCACGGGGCCGAACTCGCCGATCGGGCGGGCGCCTCGCTCGAACTCGTCGGGATCGCGGTCCGCAACCTCGACGCCCCGCGCGATGTGGAGCTGCCCAAGGAGCTGTTCACCACCGACGCCGAGTCGCTCATTCTCGGAGCCGACATCGTCATCGAGCTGATGGGCGGCATCGAGCCTGCTCGCACCTACCTGCTGCAGGCGATCAACTCCGGCGCCGACGTCGTCACGGCCAACAAGGCCCTGCTCGCGACCCACGGCCCCGAGATCTTCGACGCCGCCGACCAGGTCGGTGCGCAGGTCTACTACGAAGCCGCCGCCGCCGGCGCGATCCCGATCATCCGCCCGTTGCGCGACTCGCTCGCCGGCGACCGCGTGCAGCGCATCATGGGCATCGTCAACGGCACCACGAACTACATCCTGGACCGCATGGACACCGAGGGCGCCGACCTCGTCGACGTGCTCGCCGAGGCTCAGGCGCTCGGCTATGCCGAGTCCGACCCCACGGCAGATGTCGAGGGCTACGACGCGGCGCAGAAGGCCGCGATCCTCGCGAGCCTCGCCTTCCACACCACGGTCCCCCTGGAGACCGTGCACCGCGAGGGCATCATGGGCATCTCCGCGGACATGATCGAGGCCGCCCGCAAGGCAGGTCACGTCATCAAGCTCCTCGCCGTGTGCGAGCGCCTGCAGGGCGAACCGGATGCCGGAGCCGCCGGCGAGGCGATCTCCGTGCGCGTCTATCCGGCGCTCATCGCCCGCACGCACCCGCTCGCGAGCGTCCACGGCGCGAACAACGCCGTCTTCGTGCAGGCCGAGGCCGCCGGCAACCTGATGTTCTACGGAGCCGGTGCCGGTGGCGTGCAGACCGCGTCGGCCGTCCTCGGCGATGTCGTCTCCGCCGCGCGCCGCCATGTCGCGGGAGGCGTCGGAGTGGGGGAGTCCACCCGGGCGAACCTGCCGATCGTGCCGATCGGCCGCGTCACCACCCGCTACCAGATCACGCTCGAGGTCGACGACCAGCCGGGCGTGCTGGCCACGATCGCCGGCATCCTCAGCGAGGGCCGCGTCTCGATCGCGACCGTCGAGCAGACCGTCATCGGCGAAGGGGAGGCGGGGTCGGGAACGGCGCGCCTCGTCATCGGCACCCACAAGGCCCGTGAGCAGGACCTGAGCGAGACCGTCGAGCGCCTCGCCGCGAGCGGCGTCGTCGAACGCGTCGCCTCCGTCCTGCGCGTGGAAGGAGACTGA
- the thrC gene encoding threonine synthase has protein sequence MAHLWRGVMREYADRLGVTDASTVVTLGEGGTPLLPAPSLSRRTGADVWVKFEGMNPTGSFKDRGMTVALSRAVEHGAQAVICASTGNTSASAAAYAAHAGITAAVLVPEGKIAMGKLSQAVAHNGRLIQVRGNFDDCLEIARELADHYPVHLVNSVNPDRIEGQKTAAYEVVTVLGDAPDFHFVPVGNAGNYTAYSRGYREEVARGVSTRVPRMFGLQAEGSAPLVRGEVVKNPETVATAIRIGNPASWELALEARDATQGWFGAIDDARILAAQKLLAAEVGIFVEPASAISVAGLLDRAEAGIIPAGSRVVLTVTGHGLKDPQWALRNADGTQVEPTVVDAATSEVASVLGLLSSGATPQTPGSLAHPSSGATA, from the coding sequence ATGGCGCACCTCTGGCGCGGAGTCATGCGCGAGTACGCCGATCGCCTGGGTGTCACGGATGCCTCGACGGTCGTCACCCTCGGCGAGGGCGGCACACCGCTGCTGCCCGCCCCCTCCCTCTCGCGCCGCACCGGCGCCGACGTCTGGGTCAAGTTCGAGGGCATGAACCCGACGGGTTCGTTCAAGGACCGCGGCATGACGGTGGCGCTGTCCCGCGCCGTCGAGCACGGCGCCCAGGCCGTCATCTGCGCCTCCACCGGCAACACATCGGCGTCGGCCGCGGCCTACGCCGCCCACGCCGGGATCACCGCCGCCGTGCTCGTGCCCGAGGGCAAGATCGCGATGGGCAAGCTGAGCCAGGCCGTGGCCCACAACGGCAGGCTCATCCAGGTGCGCGGCAACTTCGACGACTGCCTCGAGATCGCCCGCGAACTGGCCGACCACTACCCGGTGCACCTCGTCAACTCGGTGAACCCCGATCGCATCGAGGGGCAGAAGACCGCCGCCTACGAGGTCGTCACGGTGCTGGGGGATGCCCCGGACTTCCACTTCGTGCCCGTCGGCAATGCCGGGAACTACACCGCCTACTCGCGCGGCTACCGCGAAGAGGTCGCGCGCGGCGTCTCCACCCGCGTGCCCCGCATGTTCGGCCTGCAGGCCGAGGGATCCGCACCCCTCGTGCGCGGTGAAGTCGTCAAGAACCCCGAGACGGTGGCCACGGCCATCCGCATCGGCAACCCCGCCTCGTGGGAGCTCGCCCTCGAGGCGCGCGACGCCACGCAGGGCTGGTTCGGTGCGATCGACGACGCCCGTATCCTCGCGGCGCAGAAGCTGCTGGCCGCCGAGGTCGGCATCTTCGTGGAGCCCGCATCCGCCATCAGCGTCGCCGGACTGCTCGACCGTGCCGAGGCCGGGATCATCCCTGCCGGGTCCCGCGTCGTGCTCACGGTCACCGGCCACGGCCTGAAGGACCCGCAGTGGGCCCTGCGCAACGCCGACGGCACCCAGGTGGAGCCGACCGTGGTGGATGCCGCGACCTCCGAAGTGGCATCCGTGCTCGGGCTCCTGTCTTCTGGGGCCACGCCCCAGACCCCCGGTTCGCTGGCGCACCCCTCTTCCGGAGCCACCGCGTGA
- the thrB gene encoding homoserine kinase produces MSDGSAREEGRTVAVRVPATSANLGPGFDTLGLALSVYDELLVTALPAGQVEVEVSGEGAADVPRDASNLVVRSIAYAFEAAGRPMPGIRLRARNVIPHGRGLGSSGAAVVSGLLAAKGLLEGDVELGPDTLLRLATELEGHPDNVAPALFGGLTIAWMDQNGPQHKKLLVHRGVSPLVFVPDFTMSTSVARSLQPLQVPREDAVFNVSRSALLIAAMMQSPELLLAATEDKLHQNYRAQAMPDTDRLVRTLRDAGFAAVVSGAGPSVLVLADGPGQRLAAAEVAARSTDSPWEAHMLAVDFKGGTVKGYTEGST; encoded by the coding sequence GTGAGCGACGGTTCCGCACGCGAGGAGGGGCGCACCGTCGCGGTGCGCGTGCCCGCCACCAGCGCCAATCTGGGTCCCGGGTTCGACACCCTGGGTCTCGCTCTGAGCGTCTACGACGAGCTGCTCGTCACCGCCCTTCCGGCCGGACAGGTCGAGGTCGAGGTCTCCGGCGAGGGTGCGGCCGACGTCCCGCGCGATGCCTCGAATCTCGTCGTGCGCTCGATCGCGTACGCCTTCGAGGCGGCGGGGCGCCCGATGCCCGGCATCCGTCTGCGTGCCCGCAACGTGATCCCGCACGGCCGCGGCCTGGGATCCTCCGGCGCCGCTGTCGTCTCGGGTCTGCTCGCGGCCAAGGGGCTGCTCGAGGGCGACGTCGAACTCGGCCCCGACACCCTGCTGCGTCTCGCCACCGAGCTCGAGGGTCACCCCGATAACGTGGCGCCGGCGCTGTTCGGCGGCCTGACGATCGCGTGGATGGACCAGAACGGTCCGCAGCACAAGAAGCTGCTCGTGCACCGCGGCGTCTCGCCGCTCGTGTTCGTGCCCGACTTCACGATGTCCACGAGCGTCGCGCGCAGCCTGCAGCCGCTGCAGGTGCCCCGTGAGGATGCCGTCTTCAACGTCTCGCGCTCCGCGCTGCTGATCGCCGCGATGATGCAGAGCCCCGAACTCCTCCTCGCCGCGACTGAGGACAAGCTGCACCAGAACTACCGTGCGCAGGCCATGCCCGACACGGATCGCCTCGTGCGGACGCTGCGGGATGCCGGGTTCGCGGCGGTCGTCTCGGGCGCCGGCCCGAGCGTGCTGGTGCTCGCCGACGGGCCGGGTCAGCGCCTCGCGGCGGCCGAGGTCGCGGCGCGATCGACAGACTCCCCGTGGGAAGCCCATATGCTGGCCGTCGACTTCAAGGGTGGTACAGTGAAGGGGTACACGGAGGGTTCCACGTAG